One window from the genome of Pseudanabaena yagii GIHE-NHR1 encodes:
- a CDS encoding nucleotidyltransferase domain-containing protein, which yields MLPILMNITLANIKPVLNELKRELQELYGDRLVRLILFGSHARGEANPDSDIDLLAVLKSPVSQSQEISHMSELCVKILLDYNELVSIIPMSEARFNAKDVALLRNIQREGIEL from the coding sequence ATGCTTCCCATTCTCATGAATATTACCCTAGCTAACATTAAGCCAGTACTTAACGAACTCAAACGAGAGTTGCAAGAGCTATATGGTGATCGCCTTGTGCGATTAATTTTATTTGGCTCCCATGCCAGAGGCGAAGCCAATCCTGACTCAGATATTGACTTACTAGCAGTACTTAAAAGTCCAGTATCTCAATCACAAGAAATATCTCATATGTCAGAACTTTGCGTCAAAATTCTATTAGACTACAATGAGCTTGTCTCTATCATACCAATGAGTGAAGCTCGATTTAATGCTAAAGATGTTGCTTTATTGAGAAATATCCAAAGAGAAGGCATTGAACTATGA
- a CDS encoding aspartyl/asparaginyl beta-hydroxylase domain-containing protein, which produces MYKNSQDFPFTKILEDNWLTVRRELEQLSDRSFVEWPEKHLYQDGWDIFGLYAFGMKLDKNCQLCPETTKLVEQIPHLVTAGFSSLKVGTHIKPHTGYPDGVLRCHLGLVGCEGCGLRVGDETRGWEEGKTFVFDDTTEHEAWNRGTQTRIVLLLDFKYPVDEEQSNNLEDKSVMELLKGALPFFKKK; this is translated from the coding sequence ATGTATAAAAATTCTCAAGATTTTCCTTTTACCAAGATTTTAGAAGACAATTGGCTGACTGTGCGTCGCGAACTCGAACAACTCAGCGATCGCAGTTTTGTGGAATGGCCAGAAAAGCACCTCTATCAAGATGGCTGGGATATTTTCGGTTTGTACGCCTTTGGCATGAAGCTAGACAAAAATTGCCAACTCTGTCCCGAAACCACCAAACTAGTTGAGCAAATTCCTCATCTCGTCACCGCAGGTTTTTCCTCCCTCAAAGTTGGAACTCATATTAAGCCGCATACTGGCTATCCCGATGGCGTACTGCGCTGTCATTTAGGATTAGTTGGTTGTGAAGGATGTGGGCTAAGAGTTGGCGATGAAACTCGCGGTTGGGAAGAGGGAAAGACCTTTGTGTTTGACGACACCACCGAGCATGAGGCATGGAATCGCGGTACACAAACTCGCATCGTTCTACTCTTAGATTTTAAATATCCTGTAGATGAAGAACAGTCTAATAATTTAGAGGATAAGAGTGTAATGGAATTGCTCAAGGGAGCCTTACCATTCTTTAAGAAGAAGTAA
- a CDS encoding cytochrome c biogenesis protein, with the protein MFQQLRFQANQIWRHQVVAVLANLKVAIALLLLIALFSILGTVIEQGQTLDFYRENYPEHPALFGFLSYKVILAIGLEHVYGSWWFLTLLILFGTSLTACTFNRQLPILKASKRWFYYTKPQSFAKLPLATEIVGGNLTQLAQSLQSKNYKVYQADDRLYARKGLIGRIGPIIVHASMLLVLIGSIWGSMTGFIAQEMVPSGETFQVKNITEAGIWSASQVPKDWSVRVNRFWIDYTPTGRIDQFYSDLSVLDKDGKEVDRQTIHVNKPLKYKGVSFYQANWDIHAIKFTLNNSPVLQLPVNKLESQNGGRQVWGTWIPTKPDLSAGVTLITPDLQGTFLIYDEQGNLLTTVRTNGKAEVNGVTFTLKEAIGSTGLQIKADPGIPIVYAGFGLLMLGVVMSYISHSQVWALQVGDRLYVGGKTNRAQVSFEAELIDVTNVVDSQAIASGVAA; encoded by the coding sequence GTGTTTCAACAACTCCGATTTCAGGCAAACCAAATTTGGCGACATCAGGTCGTGGCAGTCCTTGCCAATCTCAAGGTAGCGATCGCCCTTTTATTATTAATTGCCCTGTTTAGCATCCTTGGCACAGTGATCGAACAGGGGCAAACCCTTGATTTCTATCGCGAAAATTATCCTGAACATCCTGCCCTATTTGGTTTCTTGTCGTACAAAGTGATTTTGGCGATCGGATTAGAACATGTTTACGGTAGCTGGTGGTTTCTCACTTTACTAATTTTGTTTGGCACAAGTCTCACTGCTTGCACTTTCAATCGTCAATTGCCAATCCTTAAGGCTTCTAAGCGTTGGTTTTACTACACTAAGCCCCAAAGTTTTGCGAAACTGCCCCTTGCCACGGAAATTGTTGGCGGCAATCTCACCCAGTTAGCACAGTCATTACAGTCCAAAAATTACAAGGTATATCAAGCCGACGATCGCCTTTATGCGCGTAAAGGACTTATTGGCAGAATTGGACCGATCATCGTTCATGCCAGTATGTTATTGGTTTTGATTGGCTCGATCTGGGGTTCGATGACAGGTTTCATCGCGCAGGAAATGGTTCCCAGTGGCGAGACATTTCAAGTAAAAAATATTACGGAAGCAGGGATTTGGTCAGCTTCCCAAGTTCCTAAGGATTGGTCAGTGCGAGTTAATCGCTTTTGGATTGATTACACACCGACAGGAAGAATTGATCAGTTCTATTCCGATTTATCGGTTCTCGATAAAGATGGCAAAGAAGTTGATCGCCAAACGATCCATGTGAACAAGCCCTTGAAATATAAGGGAGTCAGCTTCTATCAAGCAAACTGGGATATTCACGCCATCAAATTTACGCTCAATAATAGTCCTGTTCTCCAATTGCCTGTCAATAAATTGGAATCTCAAAATGGCGGACGGCAAGTTTGGGGAACATGGATTCCGACGAAGCCCGATCTCAGTGCAGGAGTGACACTCATTACGCCAGATTTGCAAGGTACTTTCTTGATTTATGACGAGCAAGGAAATCTGCTCACGACAGTGCGAACTAATGGTAAAGCAGAAGTTAATGGTGTTACCTTTACGCTAAAAGAAGCGATCGGTAGCACAGGCTTACAAATTAAAGCTGACCCCGGAATTCCCATTGTTTACGCAGGATTTGGACTGTTGATGTTGGGTGTAGTGATGAGCTATATCAGTCATTCGCAGGTATGGGCTTTGCAAGTAGGCGATCGCCTTTATGTCGGAGGCAAGACCAATCGTGCCCAAGTCAGTTTTGAGGCAGAATTAATCGATGTTACAAATGTGGTTGATAGTCAGGCGATCGCTTCTGGAGTTGCTGCCTAA